A DNA window from bacterium contains the following coding sequences:
- a CDS encoding response regulator, translating into MDKGKKVILIVDDNEALVDALEVLLSEDYEVIPATNAYQALEVLNFMVPDLIFLDMFMPGYNGIQLLREIRQMKLASRVVIITAAEAYLLGDEIQKLNVDGFLRKPFNVQDIEGFAAAA; encoded by the coding sequence ATGGATAAAGGGAAAAAGGTTATATTGATAGTGGATGATAATGAGGCGTTAGTCGATGCCCTGGAAGTGCTTCTTTCTGAAGATTACGAGGTGATCCCGGCGACGAACGCTTATCAAGCCCTCGAGGTACTCAACTTCATGGTGCCCGATCTTATTTTTCTCGATATGTTCATGCCCGGATATAATGGGATCCAGCTGCTCCGCGAGATCCGGCAGATGAAACTTGCTTCAAGGGTCGTGATCATCACCGCCGCGGAAGCATATCTGTTGGGGGACGAGATCCAGAAGCTGAATGTTGACGGGTTCCTGCGCAAACCGTTTAATGTCCAGGATATTGAGGGCTTCGCTGCGGCAGCGTAA